Proteins from a genomic interval of Fundulus heteroclitus isolate FHET01 chromosome 21, MU-UCD_Fhet_4.1, whole genome shotgun sequence:
- the LOC105916656 gene encoding 60S ribosomal protein L22-like 1 yields the protein MAPQVKPRRPAAARRSRKAPSWRFTLDLTHPVEDGILDSANFESFLKERIKVNGKTGNLGSVVQVGRMKNKINVTSEKQFSKRYLKYLTKKYLKKNNLRDWLRVVASDKETYELRYFQISQDDEDESEADE from the exons ATGGCGCCG CAGGTGAAGCCGAGGAGACCCGCTGCAGCCAGGAGGTCCAGAAAGGCTCCTTCCTGGAGGTTCACCCTGGACCTGACCCACCCTGTGGAGGACGGCATCCTGGACTCGGCTAACTTT GAGAGCTTCCTGAAGGAGCGCATCAAGGTGAACGGAAAGACGGGGAACCTGGGGAGCGTGGTGCAGGTCGGCCGCATGAAGAACAAGATCAACGTGACGTCTGAGAAGCAGTTCTCCAAGAG GTACCTGAAGTACCTGACCAAGAAGTACCTGAAGAAGAACAACCTGAGGGACTGGCTGAGGGTGGTGGCGTCCGACAAGGAGACGTACGAGCTGCGCTACTTCCAGATCAGCCAGGACGACGAGGACGAGTCCGAGGCAGACGAGTGA